The proteins below come from a single Ostrinia nubilalis chromosome Z, ilOstNubi1.1, whole genome shotgun sequence genomic window:
- the LOC135087240 gene encoding THAP domain-containing protein 5-like codes for MESRNNKKCVICNKRRSRGGSPLLLSRFPLDSDRCRMWVKNAGIEDLAYVPIEKLHQLKFVCGGHFTPESFNAKGTRLKNSAIPTLELSNPILPDEVLTEFPLHVKDSNKENLKTVLNDHSYCIPKKSNPVERVPLTTTTKQLNSTCLGAMDIPDSGISAKTTFEPLPSTSNAPEHMTYKPITHDDKNICHQDAQAEILVHSYKRPKKNIEMKDTSSTFTIKEKRLWRQLQNAKKNNKEYSEVKSEFRQVRFGSADIVSKGCSAE; via the exons atggagagtagaaacaacaagaagtgcgttatttgtaataagaggcgaagtcgtggtggatcacccttacttttgagtaggtttcctctggattctgaccg ttgtcgaatgtgggttaaaaatgctggcatagaagacttagcatatgtacctattgaaaagttacaccaacttaagtttgtttgtggtgggcacttcactcctgaatccttcaatgccaaaggaactcggctgaagaactcagctattccaacactggaattgagcaatcccatcttgccagatgaagttttgacagagtttcctcttcatgtaaaagactccaataaagaaaacctcaagacag ttcttaatgatcattcatattgcattccaaagaagtcaaatccagttgaacgag ttccccttacaactacaaccaaacaactaaattcaacatgtttgggagctatggatataccagattctggtatttctgcgaaaacaacttttgaacctcttccttctacttccaatgcaccagaacatatgacctataaaccaattactcatg atgataaaaacatttgccatcaagatgcacaggcagaaatattagtccacagttataaaagacctaagaaaaacattgaaatgaaag acacttcatcaacatttacaattaaagagaagaggctttggcgacagttacaaaatgcaaaaaaaaacaataaggaatatagcgaagtcaagagtgaatttagacaagttagattcggaagtgctgacatcgttagtaaaggatgtagtgcagaataa